ATACAAGGAAGAATTAATTGACTGGCCTGCTCCAGAAGTATTGATTGAAAAGACTGAGAAAAATGAAGAGGACCCTAAATCTGACCAGGCATTAGAGAGTCAGGACTCAGTTTATTCAGAAAATGAAATCACGCAACAACAAGAGGGAGTTAATTTGGCAACCAATACTATGGCCGAAATAAAAGATGAGAATGTAAATGTTGAGGCTgctaatttgaaaattattactaaaACTGAGGACGAAGTCGAAAAGGATGAGAACaaaaccaataaaaattcgattggtaaacaaaaattgtttGAAAAATCAATTGATGATATTGTGGCTGAAATTGGTGAAactaaatttattgaagaAGATAACGACGATAATcacaagaagaagaagaagaaaacaaagaaaactaaaaagaagaaaacaaagaagtctaaagaaaaatcaCCATCACCAAAGGTGTCAAATAAGAATGACGATGTTGATACTGAAAATCAAGTAGAAGTAACAGAAGATTTCGATGAAGACACTGAGGAACAACCCGCATCTCTGGCTCCATGGGCTaaagtttttcaaaaaaaacaacaagcACCAAAAGAAACATTTTTAGATGTCCAAAAGAGAGAGAGTGAAATGTTCcgggaaaaagaaaagaaattaaaggaAGAAAACACTCGCAGACTAAAGGAAACCATTCTAAATATGAataaggaagaagaaataaaaaagaaaagtaatATTACAAATATCGCTAGATGGGGGTCCACCGACTTTCAAAAACCAAAAGAACCCAAGAAAGGTATAGTTAGTTTCGAAGAGCAAATGAAACTTGACTTACAAAActcaaattttattaaggAGCAACAAAGACTATGGGAGGAAGCTACGCGTGCTGCTGCTGCCAAAAATTCTAGCGCCCCTTTAGCTTCTTCtacttcttcttcttcttcttcttctttcacCAAGACTACTAGTGCTAACAATGCTGTGAATGGTGCTGGTTCTTCCTGGGTCACTGTTAGCtctaaaaaaacaattacgCCAGTTAAAAGccaacaacaaatatttaaacaGCACACTAACGTTATTACTCCTGATAAGTTACGTAGCAGTAGTATGAATAATACACCTAGTGCTTCTTTATCCAATGGTGGATCTGTAGTTTCTTACTCAGGTAACGGCACTAATAGCAATGAAGCGGCACGCAACTCGCAACGTCatgattttttaagttGGTGTAATTCGcgattaaaattaaatgatgGTGTTAGGGTTAATGATATTTTGGAAGTTTTATTAAGTTTACCTAGTGGCGATGAGTCTAAAGAGATTATTACCGATACTATTAATTCCAATAGTTCTGTTATGAACGGTAGTAGATTTTCtgttgaatttttaaaaagacgCAAACTTGTTGAACAAAATACAACTGACCCATTATCTTGGACCGAAGCTTTGTCATTATTTAACGCTGGTAAGGATACAGAATGGGATTTTCAAGTTGTTTCTagtaagaaaaagaaaaagggcACTCGTTAATTgcaccaaaaaaaaaaaaaa
This Saccharomycodes ludwigii strain NBRC 1722 chromosome II, whole genome shotgun sequence DNA region includes the following protein-coding sequences:
- a CDS encoding uncharacterized protein (similar to Saccharomyces cerevisiae YBR172C | SMY2 | Suppressor of MYo2-66 (paralog of YPL105C | SYH1)), coding for MSSFFPPDSSSVLQQDVNYIPANIDKNNALKTCNTDGLSANYANHSTSQSSFFPTTNLVNNTHSNSNVDFSLLRSASGTSSPLMNKSMLLQRSSFFIDQLNKNNNNCAPISNNQVASPMLATPLPSNLNSVPNTIPYMNTTTNTAATTTDNNNNNNNTNITNGPLTSVTTSINNTVVAPGSNVSTPKLNNNVASFNQFGHSISYPQQVDSQSLHTPSSLSNLNWKNQINASNNYIDNSSSNLFPSRSHTPIIQNPHQQHPILNSPVIANFNNNNNNNNNNNNSTLITQPFLQGQTVPSISQQPLQLKKHLEQIQLISQWKYLDFNGDLQGPFPSSNMSSWFQCGYFNSTLRICRVFSKDDPPFLLLPFGITNEAFMPLGHLCVCTNNSVDPFGSFDLIISAFVTQFKENQTADDIVGSRDYTYAELLNWKDPKDGSYYREISVLYPIQRKYKEELIDWPAPEVLIEKTEKNEEDPKSDQALESQDSVYSENEITQQQEGVNLATNTMAEIKDENVNVEAANLKIITKTEDEVEKDENKTNKNSIGKQKLFEKSIDDIVAEIGETKFIEEDNDDNHKKKKKKTKKTKKKKTKKSKEKSPSPKVSNKNDDVDTENQVEVTEDFDEDTEEQPASLAPWAKVFQKKQQAPKETFLDVQKRESEMFREKEKKLKEENTRRLKETILNMNKEEEIKKKSNITNIARWGSTDFQKPKEPKKGIVSFEEQMKLDLQNSNFIKEQQRLWEEATRAAAAKNSSAPLASSTSSSSSSSFTKTTSANNAVNGAGSSWVTVSSKKTITPVKSQQQIFKQHTNVITPDKLRSSSMNNTPSASLSNGGSVVSYSGNGTNSNEAARNSQRHDFLSWCNSRLKLNDGVRVNDILEVLLSLPSGDESKEIITDTINSNSSVMNGSRFSVEFLKRRKLVEQNTTDPLSWTEALSLFNAGKDTEWDFQVVSSKKKKKGTR